The following nucleotide sequence is from Anaeromicrobium sediminis.
TAAAAATTAAATAAGCTAGTGTACTCAACCATTGTTTTTTAAATGGTAACCTAATAAGAAAAAGTAATAGTATCAATCTATTTACTAATTATACATAGAAAGCATATAGAATTACATCTATTTTTAAATGCAAAGAATTGAATAAAAGATTGGTTTTACATATACAAGATGATAGTGGCACACATTTATCTTTCTGACCTTGAGATTTGGATTATAGGGTGATTAATACATAAACTAGACCTGTTCATCCATTGAAGATACTGTGGTCAAGTGGTGACTTCAAATTATGAATATGAGAGAAGCGTGATAATTTAGAAAAGGCAATAATGCAAGGGGATAAACATATCACATGAAAGTAGGATAGGTACTATACGTAGTATCTATTTTTTTATGAGTAATTATTCTAGAGATGATTTGAAAAAGTTCTTAAGGATGATTTGGACTTTATGGTTAGGTATTGGTAGGCAATAAGAGTATAAGGGTATTCAGAATACATACTAGCAGAAAAAATAAGCGAAGTCGACTAAACTTCCGAAATAGATAGAAAGTTCAATTTAACAAAGAATCACTTACAAAAATATTACTTCATAAAATCGAAAAAACTTTAAGAAAATAGATTGGAGAAAGAAAAAAGCGTATGAAATGACTAGGGTTATACCGACATACATACGATGATTTTAATCAAAAAATCATAGATAAATATATCGTATTATTAGTTTTATCATATAATATTAGCTATGTATGTTGAAAATAAGGTAACAATGATTAAAACTCAATAATACATATGATGATATTGAAATTAATTAAGATACTTATAGAATAAATTTTTAAAAGAAATTTAAAAAAGGTATTGACAAACGATTTAAGAGGATATAAAATAAGATTAAATCAAACACGAAATATAATAATTTACAAAATTCAATTAAATGGAAAGGAGAAAATAATATGATAAAAAAGTTATACAAAAAAATTATAAATAAAGCCACTACAAACACAAAATATAATAATGATCATTGGTGATGAATGATAATAGGCAAACAAATATTTCTTCAAATCTGAAGGTGTAAAAATAACATCACAAGATTAGATACATATGATTTGATATTTTATGATGCTTTGCTATAATCGTATATATATTTACATTAACAGACCTAAAGGAGTTAGTATTATGAATAAGGAATCATTTAAAAGAGCCATTGAATATATAGAAGCTCAAAGCATAAAATCTGAGAAAACAAAAAAACTCTATAGAGATATTTTACAAAAAATCTTTACTAAAGAAGAAGAGTTACGAAAACCATACGTCGAATTTACATATCATGAAGCAATTGATATGTTAAAGTTTTGGAAGATAAAAACACTCCGTTCGTTAAATATCATCAATACAATTCTTAATAAATATATTGAATTTTACGTTAATGAAGGTATGGCTAATCCAAAAGAGGTTATATTTTTAAGCGAAGAAGATTTAAAGCTGTGTATCTACAGTGATTATGATAACAAATATTTTACATCAGTTGAAGAATATGAGTATTTTGTTGAAAACTTTTGTCACAATGCCCAAGATGCAGTTGTATATACATTAAGGTTTGAGGGTGTTGGTGGAAGACAGCACGAAGAAATCAGAAATCTAAGAGAAGAAGATTGTAATACAGAAACTAATGAATTAACTTTAAGAAGTACAGATAAAGATGGAAATGAACAAGTAAGAACCATTAAAATAAGTAATGTCAGTATGAGAGTTATTCAAGATGCCATTAATGAAACTTCTTACTTCAAAAACAATGGATTAGAAAACCCTGACAACAAGACACAAAAATTTACCGTTTCTAGGAATGGATACGTAGTACGATACTCGGGAAGAGAATCTTACGAGCCAGTTAAATTTTATCTTATTAACGATAGGGTAAAAAAGTTATCTAGAGCATATGGGAAGGAACTACTTAATCCGAAAAACGTATTCTACAGTGGAATGGTATTAAGGCTTAAAGAATTAGAAGATAACAAGGGCGAGTTAACAACACAAGATTATAAAGCCATCCACAAGAGGTATGGATTGAGTGAAAACACATGGTTCTATAGCAAACAACTATATCAAAATATTAAACAATATTTGAGCTAGAAGGATAAGTTATTGTTGGTGTAGAAAAAGTTTCAGTTACTATGATTTTGATATTTAATTATTTTTCATCATATAACGCCTTTAACAAAACCCAAAAATTCAAAAAGAAAGCAGGAGGATGTTTATATGAAGAATCAAATCAAAAGTAATCAAGTAAAAGTAGGAATTAAACTACAAAATAAGTTAGAGAGTGAATTAACGACTAGGGTCGAAATGTACTATATAAACCTCGATATAGAAACAAATCGAAAAGGTTACTGTTTCAATATATATGATAATAAATATGACTACAAAAAAGTATTGGTAGATTTTTCCGAAGACAAAACATTAGATTGTTACATCAATGAGGTATTATCTAGCTTGGAGTATGGAAAATTTGCTATTCATCTAGCAAATGCAACAGAAATATTCTTATTGGAGTTATTGGAAGAAAATAAAATTGGTCATGAATTTTTATACATAAGTGAGGCGGAGCTATATACGTGGGACGATTCTATAGGGGATTCTATTCCAATTTCAGAAATAACAAATTTAAATTATAATCCAGAAAACCTTATGTTAGAGATTGTTACTTTCGGTGATTATAAGTATTGGATAGATTTAAAAAATAAGGATATTAAAATGTTAGAGCTTACGCATAACGAAGATACACAAGTCCTAAAGCTGAGCGAAGAAGATATAATTCATGATATACTTTGTAATTGGTTCGAAGAGATGACTGACAAACTTTTAGATTGTTCACTTGAAGAAATAATACAAGGACTTAAAGATGAACTTCAAATAATGATAGACGAAGATTGTGCAAGTCATCTTGAAGAAGAATTATTAGTAAAGTTACAAAATCCTTCTACAGAGATGTTATATGATATAGACAAAAAATATCTTCATAAAAAGAAAATGTTTATTGAGTCACAAAAACAATATGCTAAAACGGTATAGTTCACGTAAAGAGTGATATAGCAGTAGATAAATCTAAAAAAACTTTATAATAAGGTCATATAAGAAGCACCTTAGCACATGAATTAACAATACTATTTCGGAGGTGCTTTTATATGATTAAAAATAGAATTAAAGTAGTAGATACTATTATGGGCAGTGGCAAAACATCCTGGGCAGTCGAACATATGAATGAAAACTCATTCGGTAGAAATTATATTTACATTACTCCATATCTTGATGAAGTAGAAAGGATAAAGAAGTCAGTAACGAATAAACATTTTTATGCTCCCATTAATAAGGGTGAAGGAAAGCTTGATAACCTGAAAGATTTAGTACTTGAACAAAAAGATATAGTTGCAACGCATAAGTTATTCCAAATGGCAGATGAAGAATTAATAGAATTAATTTCATATAATAATTATATTTTAATACTAGATGAAGTAATGAATGTGATAGAGCAAGTTCCGTTACAACAGGATGATTTTAGGTTATTAAAGGATAATGAAATCATAACTATAGATAGTGAAGATTTCATAATATGGAATGATGAAAAAGGGTATGAGGATACGAGATACAACCTTATTAGAAATATGTCTAAAAATAAGAACTTAATGTTCCATAGGAATAGCGTGCTAATGTGGACTTTTCCAGCTTCTTGTTTTAAAGCTTTTGATGAAGTATATATATTAACCTATCTATTTAATGCACAATATCAAAAATACTACTATGATATGTTTGGTTTAGAATATGAATACTTCGGTATTAAGCAATTGGATGAAAAGTACATACTCACTCCAAAGGAAGAAATGAACGAAGACAAGTCACAATTAAAGAAATTGATTACTATCTACGAAGGAAAGCTTAATGCAATAGGAGATAGTAATAGCTTAAGTTCTACATGGCTAAAAAATAGAAAAAATAATAGGAAAATTCTACAATTGAAGAATAATACTTATAATTTTTTTAGAACAATAGTTAAATCTAAGTCAAAGGATAATATGTGGACTACATTGTTAGTAGCAAAAGATAAGTTGAAAGGTAAAGGGTATACACTCGGCTTTGTTTCGCATAATACGAGGGCAACAAATGACTATGCACGCAAAAGAAATATAGCTTATTTATTGAATAAGTTTATGAACCCTATGGAAAAGAGCTTCTTTGAAGATAGAGGCATTAAGGTAGATGAAGAAAAATGGGCTTTGAGTGAATTGTTGCAATGGATTTGGCGTAGTGCTATAAGAAAAAATCAAGAAGTTACCATATATTTACCTTCTAAGCGAATGAGAGATTTATTTGTTAAATGGCTTGAGTCGTGAAGAAAAAATTAAATCTTTAAAACCTAGCAAATTACTTATGCACCTTGAAGGTGCAGAAATGAAAAAATAACGAAAAATATTTTGTTTGCTACACTATGTTTTTTAGATGTTTTTCAGATACTATCCTTAAAAGAAAGATGACATTAAAAGTAATAATCATAATCAGAAAGTGTGGAATCGGCTGAAAGCCGAAAAGTAGCATGAACCTAGTGAATGCTACTTAATAAAAAAATACAAAATTATCTATAAATCATAAGTCTCCCCTCACTCAAAATCAAACTTAAAAAAATTCAATGAGGAGGATTACTATGATAGTAAAAACAATAGATAGAGTGCTAATAACAGAAAAAACACAAGTGGCAAAAGGTGGCAATAAGTATAAGGAAGCAAACGAATATATCTACATCTTTTCAAATGATGGTCAACACTATGCGATTATTGATAAGGCAGTTAAAAACGAGATACTTTCACATAAGTGGACTTATGATAGGTCAAAGAAGTTATTTGTTAATAATTCTAAAGTTCTGAAGAAGAAAATGTATCTTCACCAAATGGTATTGTATTATTCCTATGGCGAGGAAGACTATTTAAGATTATATGGTGATAGGACAAAATCAAAAGACCCAACCTTAAAGATGGTAATAGACCATATAGACAACGACATGAAGAATAACACGATAGAAAATCTTCAAATAATATCACATTACCATAACACACAAAAAAAGAGGAAAAAATGTACATCTGATAGTGTGATAATTTCTTGGAAAAAAAGAGAAGGGGTATATATGTTGGTGTTCGATTTTATCGATAAGCAATGTGATATATTTTATTATGAGGATTATGATGGATTTATTAACGCGTATCAAAGTATGAAACCTAAGTCAAGCAAAGACGATGTGATTGAATACATAAAGAAAATAGAAGAAAGCAAGAACTATATACGTTTTGAAACCGTACTATATGATAGGCATCCTCAGATGCTAGAAAATATTAACTTGAAGAATTATAATATATTTCAGACCAAAGATGGGTATATACTTCAGTTTAAAAAATAGATAGATATATATATGGAACACTAATTCATTGGAAATTGGTGTTTTTTCATTTTATCCCCAAAATGTGTAAGCTTATATAAGTAAAATTCGATTAGATGTGTGTTGATTTGATTAACTATACACATAGGAGGCCAAACGATTAAGAGTACGTGTAAGGAAGAAAAACAATAAACTTAATCTTTAAGTACAAGAGATTCAAGTTAAATACAATAAGTACATAAAAAATAGGAACCTAAGAATTAATATTGTTACCATTCTAAACGATGGTGGGTGAATGATTTGAAGAGCACTTTAAATGTGATAAGAAAAAATATTGAACATGACAATATATAATAGAATTTATGGAATAGATATATAATTGAATATCTAGGACTACTCATAAGACACTAACCGATTTTAGTTCGTGTTTTTTTATATGATATATAGAAGCAGTTATGCTAAGATAGGAATATAGGAAAAATTTTACAAAGAACAAATGGAGGAATAGAATATGAGAGGGTATGTCAAAAATGTGATAATAGGAACACTAGAGTGTGATAATTTTGATGAAGATGATTTTACAATACGTTATGATGTGAACAAAGCGATTATAAGATATGATTATAGTGACTTAGAGTATAAGTTCATAGTTAATATACCAGATGAAAGAACAGAAGTTGAAAAGGAATCAAATGTGATGGGGATGAAACTCGGAAATAGAATCAAGAAGGTATATTTTTTTGAAGGACAGATGAATCCTGGTAGGTATAGTGCGTGTGAAAATTTTGAGTGCCGAAATCTTAAAG
It contains:
- a CDS encoding phage lytic cycle repressor MrpR family protein, with the protein product MMLCYNRIYIYINRPKGVSIMNKESFKRAIEYIEAQSIKSEKTKKLYRDILQKIFTKEEELRKPYVEFTYHEAIDMLKFWKIKTLRSLNIINTILNKYIEFYVNEGMANPKEVIFLSEEDLKLCIYSDYDNKYFTSVEEYEYFVENFCHNAQDAVVYTLRFEGVGGRQHEEIRNLREEDCNTETNELTLRSTDKDGNEQVRTIKISNVSMRVIQDAINETSYFKNNGLENPDNKTQKFTVSRNGYVVRYSGRESYEPVKFYLINDRVKKLSRAYGKELLNPKNVFYSGMVLRLKELEDNKGELTTQDYKAIHKRYGLSENTWFYSKQLYQNIKQYLS
- a CDS encoding HNH endonuclease → MIVKTIDRVLITEKTQVAKGGNKYKEANEYIYIFSNDGQHYAIIDKAVKNEILSHKWTYDRSKKLFVNNSKVLKKKMYLHQMVLYYSYGEEDYLRLYGDRTKSKDPTLKMVIDHIDNDMKNNTIENLQIISHYHNTQKKRKKCTSDSVIISWKKREGVYMLVFDFIDKQCDIFYYEDYDGFINAYQSMKPKSSKDDVIEYIKKIEESKNYIRFETVLYDRHPQMLENINLKNYNIFQTKDGYILQFKK